The proteins below are encoded in one region of Actinomycetota bacterium:
- a CDS encoding ribosomal-protein-alanine N-acetyltransferase RimI produces the protein MEQLEGLSIEEMRLGDLSSVMEVEVETFQSPWPGGLFEKQLSLGGLISYVVARLGGKIIGYGGAALQGS, from the coding sequence ATGGAGCAGCTTGAAGGGTTATCTATCGAAGAGATGAGACTAGGCGACTTGAGCTCGGTGATGGAGGTCGAAGTGGAGACCTTCCAGAGCCCCTGGCCGGGCGGCCTCTTCGAAAAGCAGCTCTCTCTGGGTGGCCTCATCTCTTACGTTGTTGCAAGGCTTGGCGGCAAGATCATCGGATACGGCGGCGCTGCCCTGCAGGGCAGCG